Proteins from one Anaerohalosphaeraceae bacterium genomic window:
- a CDS encoding redox-sensing transcriptional repressor Rex — MKYRRIPDETIQRLPMYLRAFSLLEGEKELTVCSRQLAVRLGLNPHQIRKDLSYFGNFGRPGVGYPVQTTAQRIRHILKLDKTQKTALVGAGRLGTALVAYPGFSSFNLEIAAVFDNDPRKIGKKIGHLTIESAARLAGLKKRNIHLAILAVPADAAQSVTEKLVKAGVRGLLNFSPGRLKVPPSVKKIDIDLASQLSILPYYL, encoded by the coding sequence ATGAAGTACCGCAGGATTCCAGACGAAACCATTCAGCGGCTGCCCATGTATCTGCGGGCTTTTTCGCTGCTGGAGGGAGAAAAAGAGCTCACCGTCTGCAGCCGGCAATTGGCCGTGCGGCTCGGACTGAATCCCCATCAGATTCGCAAAGACCTGTCTTACTTCGGAAACTTCGGAAGACCCGGTGTGGGCTATCCCGTCCAGACCACCGCCCAGCGCATTCGGCACATTCTCAAACTGGACAAAACCCAGAAGACAGCCCTCGTGGGCGCCGGACGGCTCGGGACCGCGCTGGTGGCCTATCCGGGCTTTTCCTCCTTCAATCTCGAAATCGCCGCCGTTTTTGACAATGATCCCAGAAAAATCGGAAAGAAAATCGGTCATCTGACCATTGAAAGCGCCGCCCGTCTGGCCGGACTGAAAAAACGAAACATCCATCTGGCCATCCTGGCCGTGCCGGCCGATGCCGCTCAGTCCGTTACAGAAAAACTCGTTAAGGCCGGTGTTCGCGGACTGCTGAATTTTTCGCCCGGACGCCTGAAAGTCCCGCCCTCCGTCAAAAAAATCGACATCGATCTGGCTTCCCAGCTGAGTATATTGCCTTATTATCTGTAA